GAGCTTCCTCAACCCTTTTTCCCCTAATTAAATCGGCAACCAATCTAACTTTTCTGGGAGCTATTCTTAAATTTCGAAGTTTTGCAATCATTAAAATAAATTGAAAATTTATTGTTAAGTCAAATAAGTATTATTATTTTTTATTTTCAGGACCTGCCAAGCCGGTAGAAGTTGCTTTTGTTTTCAATTCTCTTTGCATTTTTCCACCATGTTTGAAAAATTTTGTTGTTGGCGAAAATTCGCCTAATTTGTGACCAACCATATCCTCGGTTATTTTGACTGAAATAAATTCTTTTCCGTTGTGAACGCCAAAAGTAAATCCAATCATCTCAGGCGCAATGGTACAACTTCTGGACCAGGTCTTAATAATGGCACTGGTTTCGGGTTTAAAATTTCTAACCTTATTTAATAATTTTTCATCCACTTGGGGACCTTTTTTCAGTGAGCGTGTCATATTATTTTTATAATTATTTCTTCTTTTTCTTCGGTTTGCGTCTTTGAATAATATATTTATTGGTCCATTTCTTTTTTTTCCTCGTCTTTTTTCCAAGAGCTGGTTTTCCCCAGGGAGTTTTGGGATGTTTTAAACCAATTGGTGTTTTCCCCTCTCCGCCACCATGGGGATGGTCAACCGGGTTCATTGCCGTCCCCCTGACGGTGGGCCGCCAACCCTTTAATCTCCTTCTTCCGGCTTTTCCGATAATTTCAAAACGATGCTCGGGATAAGAAA
This DNA window, taken from Candidatus Nealsonbacteria bacterium, encodes the following:
- the rpsS gene encoding 30S ribosomal protein S19, whose amino-acid sequence is MTRSLKKGPQVDEKLLNKVRNFKPETSAIIKTWSRSCTIAPEMIGFTFGVHNGKEFISVKITEDMVGHKLGEFSPTTKFFKHGGKMQRELKTKATSTGLAGPENKK